Proteins co-encoded in one Solea senegalensis isolate Sse05_10M linkage group LG8, IFAPA_SoseM_1, whole genome shotgun sequence genomic window:
- the LOC122773361 gene encoding multidrug and toxin extrusion protein 1-like isoform X3 — protein sequence MGESREKLLCCRSVQDKLPRAHREELYHILRMTGPLLLARILHYLLPFVVTMFCGRLGNEVMAGYGLASAALNISTIATGCGLSLACDTLVSQTFGGKNLLRVGVILQRGIIILLLFCLPCWALLINAQNILLCLGQEPEVARIAQLYITAFLPAVPAMFLYQLQVSYLQNQGLILPQMYTAAAANVANVLTNYVFLYWLDLGVSGSAAANSLSQVYVCAFLFAYIRWKKLHLKTWGGWSMESLQEWGSYMKLAIPSTMMTCFEWWVYEIGGFFAGMLSEDELAAQHAVIMVAFITYMFPLGVQGAACARVGNALGAGDTARAVLASKLSLALAGGIAIVQGLFLGATKSVIGFMFTSDEKIVALVSQLMNAYCFLQFFDGLVCVCTGIFLGTGKQKIPAVANFVGYYCIGISLSIILVFVAKLRILGDWINVLLFPRTNKVVNVTSESRLCRLLAGPPHLCRSSVHLLHHCDLQAELGENDRGGCETSPEKDSHDVVKRRSSDGQR from the exons ATGGGAGAATCCAGGGAAAAGCTTTTGTGCTGCAGGTCTGTTCAGGATAAGCTTCCACGAGCTCACAGAGAAGAACTGTATCACATCCTGAGGATGACTGGACCTCTG ctgctcgCTCGAATCCTTCATTACCTCCTTCCATTTGTGGTCACAATGTTCTGTGGACGTCTGGGAAATGAAGTGATGGCTGGATATGGATTAGCTTCTGCG gcTCTTAACATATCCACGATCGCTACAGGATGTGGTCTGTCACTAGCATGTGATACTTTGGTGTCTCAG ACGTTTGGGGGTAAGAACCTGCTGCGGGTGGGAGTGATCCTTCAGCGCGGCATCATcatcctgctgctgttctgtttgCCGTGCTGGGCTCTGCTCATCAACGCCCAGAACATCCTCTTATGTCTGGGCCAGGAGCCGGAGGTGGCCAG AATAGCTCAGCTCTATATTACAGCTTTTCTTCCTGCAGTTCCT GCAATGTTTCTATATCAGCTGCAGGTTTCATATCTACAGAACCAG gGTCTGATTTTGCCTCAGATGTACACGGCTGCTGCGGCTAACGTCGCTAATGTGCTGACAAACTATGTCTTTCTCTACTGGCTGGATCTGGGAGTGAG tggaTCTGCTGCAGCCAACTCTCTGTCTCAGGTTTACGTCTGTGCTTTTCTCTTTGCTTACATTCGATGGAAGAAGCTCCACTTGAAAACATGGGGAG GCTGGTCGATGGAGTCACTGCAGGAGTGGGGCTCCTACATGAAACTGGCCATTCCCAGTACGATGATGACCTGTTTTGAGTGGTGGGTTTATGAGATTGGTGGATTCTTTGCAG GAATGTTGAGTGAAGATGAGCTGGCAGCTCAACATGCTGTGATCATGGTGGCGTTCATCACCTACATG TTTCCTCTGGGAGTTCAAGGTGCGGCGTGCGCTCGTGTAGGGAACGCTCTGGGAGCAGGAGACACAGCCAGAGCCGTTCTCGCCAGCAAATTGTCGCTCGCTCTCGCAG GCGGCATCGCGATCGTTCAGGGTCTGTTCCTGGGAGCGACTAAATCTGTGATCGGCTTCATGTTCACCTCTGATGA GAAGATCGTCGCGCTGGTGTCACAGCTGATGAACGCTTACTGTTTCCTGCAGTTCTTTGACGGTCTCGTG tgtgtgtgcacaggcaTCTTCCTGGGCACCGGCAAACAGAAGATTCCAGCTGTGGCTAATTTTGTGGGATACTACTGCATTGGAATTTCCCTCAGCATAATTTTAGTGTTTGTGGCAAAGCTTCGGATTTTGGGTGACtggattaatgttttattatttccacGTACAAACAAAGTGGTGAATGTGACGAGTGAATCCCGTCTCTGCAGGTTACTGGCTGGGCCTCCTCATCTGTGTCGTTCTTCAGTCCACCTTCTACATCACTGTGATCTTCAAGCTGAACTGGGAGAGAATGACAGAGGAG GCTGTGAAACGAGCCCAGAAAAAGATTCACATGACGTTGTTAAGCGACGCAGCTCTGATGGACAACGGTAA
- the LOC122773361 gene encoding multidrug and toxin extrusion protein 1-like isoform X1, which produces MGESREKLLCCRSVQDKLPRAHREELYHILRMTGPLLLARILHYLLPFVVTMFCGRLGNEVMAGYGLASAALNISTIATGCGLSLACDTLVSQTFGGKNLLRVGVILQRGIIILLLFCLPCWALLINAQNILLCLGQEPEVARIAQLYITAFLPAVPAMFLYQLQVSYLQNQGLILPQMYTAAAANVANVLTNYVFLYWLDLGVSGSAAANSLSQVYVCAFLFAYIRWKKLHLKTWGGWSMESLQEWGSYMKLAIPSTMMTCFEWWVYEIGGFFAGMLSEDELAAQHAVIMVAFITYMFPLGVQGAACARVGNALGAGDTARAVLASKLSLALAGGIAIVQGLFLGATKSVIGFMFTSDEKIVALVSQLMNAYCFLQFFDGLVCVCTGIFLGTGKQKIPAVANFVGYYCIGISLSIILVFVAKLRILGYWLGLLICVVLQSTFYITVIFKLNWERMTEEAVKRAQKKIHMTLLSDAALMDNGNIAESHTVGNGNPVNDDTEVKDEDVQQQKTRGRLSTAQLVLRRGLTVLTAVLFLVVGTCVHFLVPVPENVSSEKNDTLDWIDATHSPDPVLSTQLIQ; this is translated from the exons ATGGGAGAATCCAGGGAAAAGCTTTTGTGCTGCAGGTCTGTTCAGGATAAGCTTCCACGAGCTCACAGAGAAGAACTGTATCACATCCTGAGGATGACTGGACCTCTG ctgctcgCTCGAATCCTTCATTACCTCCTTCCATTTGTGGTCACAATGTTCTGTGGACGTCTGGGAAATGAAGTGATGGCTGGATATGGATTAGCTTCTGCG gcTCTTAACATATCCACGATCGCTACAGGATGTGGTCTGTCACTAGCATGTGATACTTTGGTGTCTCAG ACGTTTGGGGGTAAGAACCTGCTGCGGGTGGGAGTGATCCTTCAGCGCGGCATCATcatcctgctgctgttctgtttgCCGTGCTGGGCTCTGCTCATCAACGCCCAGAACATCCTCTTATGTCTGGGCCAGGAGCCGGAGGTGGCCAG AATAGCTCAGCTCTATATTACAGCTTTTCTTCCTGCAGTTCCT GCAATGTTTCTATATCAGCTGCAGGTTTCATATCTACAGAACCAG gGTCTGATTTTGCCTCAGATGTACACGGCTGCTGCGGCTAACGTCGCTAATGTGCTGACAAACTATGTCTTTCTCTACTGGCTGGATCTGGGAGTGAG tggaTCTGCTGCAGCCAACTCTCTGTCTCAGGTTTACGTCTGTGCTTTTCTCTTTGCTTACATTCGATGGAAGAAGCTCCACTTGAAAACATGGGGAG GCTGGTCGATGGAGTCACTGCAGGAGTGGGGCTCCTACATGAAACTGGCCATTCCCAGTACGATGATGACCTGTTTTGAGTGGTGGGTTTATGAGATTGGTGGATTCTTTGCAG GAATGTTGAGTGAAGATGAGCTGGCAGCTCAACATGCTGTGATCATGGTGGCGTTCATCACCTACATG TTTCCTCTGGGAGTTCAAGGTGCGGCGTGCGCTCGTGTAGGGAACGCTCTGGGAGCAGGAGACACAGCCAGAGCCGTTCTCGCCAGCAAATTGTCGCTCGCTCTCGCAG GCGGCATCGCGATCGTTCAGGGTCTGTTCCTGGGAGCGACTAAATCTGTGATCGGCTTCATGTTCACCTCTGATGA GAAGATCGTCGCGCTGGTGTCACAGCTGATGAACGCTTACTGTTTCCTGCAGTTCTTTGACGGTCTCGTG tgtgtgtgcacaggcaTCTTCCTGGGCACCGGCAAACAGAAGATTCCAGCTGTGGCTAATTTTGTGGGATACTACTGCATTGGAATTTCCCTCAGCATAATTTTAGTGTTTGTGGCAAAGCTTCGGATTTTGG GTTACTGGCTGGGCCTCCTCATCTGTGTCGTTCTTCAGTCCACCTTCTACATCACTGTGATCTTCAAGCTGAACTGGGAGAGAATGACAGAGGAG GCTGTGAAACGAGCCCAGAAAAAGATTCACATGACGTTGTTAAGCGACGCAGCTCTGATGGACAACGGTAACATCGCTGAGAGCCACACGGTGGGTAACGGGAAT CCGGTGAACGACGACACTGAGGTGAAGGATGAagatgtgcagcagcagaagacgcGAGGACGTCTCTCCACGGCTCAGCTGGTCCTCAGACGAGGCCTCACCGTCCTCACCGCCGTCTTGTTTCTGGTCGTGGGAACATGTGTTCACTTCCTCGTGCCTGTACCAGAGAACGTTTCCTCAGAGAAGAACGACACGCTGGACTGGATCGATGCCACACACAGTCCTGATCCAGTCCTTTCCACTCAGCTCATCCAGTAA
- the LOC122773361 gene encoding multidrug and toxin extrusion protein 1-like isoform X2 codes for MGESREKLLCCRSVQDKLPRAHREELYHILRMTGPLLLARILHYLLPFVVTMFCGRLGNEVMAGYGLASAALNISTIATGCGLSLACDTLVSQTFGGKNLLRVGVILQRGIIILLLFCLPCWALLINAQNILLCLGQEPEVARIAQLYITAFLPAVPAMFLYQLQVSYLQNQGLILPQMYTAAAANVANVLTNYVFLYWLDLGVSGSAAANSLSQVYVCAFLFAYIRWKKLHLKTWGGWSMESLQEWGSYMKLAIPSTMMTCFEWWVYEIGGFFAGMLSEDELAAQHAVIMVAFITYMFPLGVQGAACARVGNALGAGDTARAVLASKLSLALAGGIAIVQGLFLGATKSVIGFMFTSDEKIVALVSQLMNAYCFLQFFDGLVCVCTGIFLGTGKQKIPAVANFVGYYCIGISLSIILVFVAKLRILGYWLGLLICVVLQSTFYITVIFKLNWERMTEEAVKRAQKKIHMTLLSDAALMDNGNIAESHTPVNDDTEVKDEDVQQQKTRGRLSTAQLVLRRGLTVLTAVLFLVVGTCVHFLVPVPENVSSEKNDTLDWIDATHSPDPVLSTQLIQ; via the exons ATGGGAGAATCCAGGGAAAAGCTTTTGTGCTGCAGGTCTGTTCAGGATAAGCTTCCACGAGCTCACAGAGAAGAACTGTATCACATCCTGAGGATGACTGGACCTCTG ctgctcgCTCGAATCCTTCATTACCTCCTTCCATTTGTGGTCACAATGTTCTGTGGACGTCTGGGAAATGAAGTGATGGCTGGATATGGATTAGCTTCTGCG gcTCTTAACATATCCACGATCGCTACAGGATGTGGTCTGTCACTAGCATGTGATACTTTGGTGTCTCAG ACGTTTGGGGGTAAGAACCTGCTGCGGGTGGGAGTGATCCTTCAGCGCGGCATCATcatcctgctgctgttctgtttgCCGTGCTGGGCTCTGCTCATCAACGCCCAGAACATCCTCTTATGTCTGGGCCAGGAGCCGGAGGTGGCCAG AATAGCTCAGCTCTATATTACAGCTTTTCTTCCTGCAGTTCCT GCAATGTTTCTATATCAGCTGCAGGTTTCATATCTACAGAACCAG gGTCTGATTTTGCCTCAGATGTACACGGCTGCTGCGGCTAACGTCGCTAATGTGCTGACAAACTATGTCTTTCTCTACTGGCTGGATCTGGGAGTGAG tggaTCTGCTGCAGCCAACTCTCTGTCTCAGGTTTACGTCTGTGCTTTTCTCTTTGCTTACATTCGATGGAAGAAGCTCCACTTGAAAACATGGGGAG GCTGGTCGATGGAGTCACTGCAGGAGTGGGGCTCCTACATGAAACTGGCCATTCCCAGTACGATGATGACCTGTTTTGAGTGGTGGGTTTATGAGATTGGTGGATTCTTTGCAG GAATGTTGAGTGAAGATGAGCTGGCAGCTCAACATGCTGTGATCATGGTGGCGTTCATCACCTACATG TTTCCTCTGGGAGTTCAAGGTGCGGCGTGCGCTCGTGTAGGGAACGCTCTGGGAGCAGGAGACACAGCCAGAGCCGTTCTCGCCAGCAAATTGTCGCTCGCTCTCGCAG GCGGCATCGCGATCGTTCAGGGTCTGTTCCTGGGAGCGACTAAATCTGTGATCGGCTTCATGTTCACCTCTGATGA GAAGATCGTCGCGCTGGTGTCACAGCTGATGAACGCTTACTGTTTCCTGCAGTTCTTTGACGGTCTCGTG tgtgtgtgcacaggcaTCTTCCTGGGCACCGGCAAACAGAAGATTCCAGCTGTGGCTAATTTTGTGGGATACTACTGCATTGGAATTTCCCTCAGCATAATTTTAGTGTTTGTGGCAAAGCTTCGGATTTTGG GTTACTGGCTGGGCCTCCTCATCTGTGTCGTTCTTCAGTCCACCTTCTACATCACTGTGATCTTCAAGCTGAACTGGGAGAGAATGACAGAGGAG GCTGTGAAACGAGCCCAGAAAAAGATTCACATGACGTTGTTAAGCGACGCAGCTCTGATGGACAACGGTAACATCGCTGAGAGCCACACG CCGGTGAACGACGACACTGAGGTGAAGGATGAagatgtgcagcagcagaagacgcGAGGACGTCTCTCCACGGCTCAGCTGGTCCTCAGACGAGGCCTCACCGTCCTCACCGCCGTCTTGTTTCTGGTCGTGGGAACATGTGTTCACTTCCTCGTGCCTGTACCAGAGAACGTTTCCTCAGAGAAGAACGACACGCTGGACTGGATCGATGCCACACACAGTCCTGATCCAGTCCTTTCCACTCAGCTCATCCAGTAA
- the LOC122773362 gene encoding multidrug and toxin extrusion protein 1-like: MGGLRERLFCCWVHHREELQHILKMTGPLLLSRILNYLLPFVVTMFCGRLGNEVMAGYGLASATINVTTAATGYGLALACDTLVSQTFGGKNLLRVGVILQRGIIILMLFCLPCWALLINAQIILLRLGQEPEVARIAQLYITAFLPAVPAMFLHHLQVSYLQNQGIITPQMYAAAMANVANVLTNYVTLHWLDLGVRGSAAANALSQVYICVFLFAYIRWKNLHVNTWGGWSVESLQEWGSYMKLAVPSTLMKCFEWWVYEFGGFFAGMLSEDELAAQHAVIMVSFITYMFPLGLQAAACARVGNALGAGDTARAVISSKVSLSLAGIIAVVEGLVLGSTKSVLGFIFTSDLKIIALVSHLMNVYCFLQFFDGLVCVCTGIFLGTGKQKIPAVANFLGYYCVGLSLGVTLMFAAKLRVLGFWLGLLVCVVLQSTFYIIVIFRLNWERMTEEAVTRAQKNTRVTLLSAGNSAADQTAGNDHPVDEEVFVRSECDNGNTETRGGHVALQQQQQQTGGRLSGAQLILRRGLTAFAALALLAAGASVHFLVPLAPEGGYNATDWINSTFTPDHI; this comes from the exons ATGGGAGGTTTGAGAGAGAGGCTTTTCTGCTGCTGGGTTCATCACAGAGAAGAACTCCAGCACATCCTGAAGATGACCGGACCTTTG CTTCTCTCTCGCATCCTCAACTACCTCCTTCCATTTGTGGTCACCATGTTCTGTGGTCGTCTGGGGAATGAAGTGATGGCTGGATATGGATTAGCTTCTGCT ACGATTAATGTGACGACTGCAGCGACAGGATATGGTCTGGCTTTAGCCTGTGATACTCTGGTGTCTCAG acgttTGGGGGTAAGAACCTGCTGCGTGTGGGAGTGATCCTTCAGCGTGGCATCATCATCCTCATGTTGTTCTGCTTGCCGTGCTGGGCTCTGCTCATCAACGCCCAGATCATCCTTTTACGTCTGGGCCAGGAGCCGGAGGTGGCcag AATAGCGCAGCTGTATATCACAGCTTTCCTTCCTGCTGTTCCT GCGATGTTTCTGCATCATCTCCAGGTGTCGTATCTGCAGAACCAG GGAATAATAACGCCACAGATGTACGCAGCTGCGATGGCCAACGTCGCTAATGTGCTCACCAACTACGTGACCCTTCACTGGTTGGATCTGGGAGTTCG tggatcagcagcagcCAACGCTCTGTCTCAGGTttacatctgtgtttttctctttgcctACATTCGCTGGAAGAATCTTCACGTGAACACGTGGGGAG GCTGGTCTGTGGAATCACTGCAGGAGTGGGGCTCTTACATGAAGCTGGCCGTTCCCAGTACTCTGatgaagtgctttgagtggTGGGTTTATGAGTTTGGGGGATTCTTTGCag GAATGCTGAGTGAAGACGAGCTAGCAGCTCAACACGCTGTGATCATGGTGTCGTTTATCACATACATG TTTCCTCTGGGTCTTCAAGCTGCAGCTTGTGCTCGAGTGGGAAACGCTCTGGGAGCCGGAGACACAGCCAGAGCCGTCATCAGCAGCAAAGTGTCCCTCAGTCTCGCAG GAATCATCGCCGTCGTTGAAGGTTTGGTGCTCGGCTCGACCAAATCAGTGCTCGGCTTCATcttcacctctgacct GAAGATCATCGCTCTTGTGTCTCACTTGATGAACGTTTACTGTTTCCTTCAGTTCTTCGATGGTCTCGtg TGTGTGTGCACCGGTATTTTCCTGGGCACGGGCAAACAGAAGATTCCAGCCGTGGCCAATTTCCTCGGATATTACTGCGTAGGACTTTCACTTGGCGTTACGTTAATGTTTGCAGCAAAGCTGCGAGTTTTAG GGTTTTGGCTCGGGCTCCTCGTTTGTGTCGTTCTACAATCCACCTTCTACATCATTGTCATCTTCAGGCTGAACTGGGAGAGAATGACAGAGGAG GCGGTGACGCGGGCACAGAAAAACACTCGCGTGACTTTACTGAGCGCAGGGAACAGCGCTGCTGACCAAACAGCAGGTAATGACCAT CCTGTGGATGAAGAGGTGTTtgtgaggagtgagtgtgacaATGGAAACACTGAGACACGCGGTGGACATGTGgcgctacagcagcagcagcagcagacgggCGGTCGTCTCTCCGGCGCTCAGCTGATCCTCAGGCGAGGCCTCACCGCATTTGCAGCGCTCGCTCTTCTGGCCGCGGGAGCGAGCGTGCACTTCCTGGTGCCTCTGGCCCCGGAGGGCGGCTACAACGCGACGGATTGGATCAACTCCACGTTCACTCCGGATCACATTTAA
- the slc47a3 gene encoding multidrug and toxin extrusion protein 1, with the protein MKMMRMRLESRHRDRDRDRDSRDSVSGCCQLKRIQQLLLPVGFRTEIRELSSLAAPVCISQLMVFAVSFVSTVFCGHLGRTELAGVTLAIAVINVTGISIGSGMSSACDTLISQTFGGGNLLRVGVIMQRAILILLLTCFPCWAILINTEPLLLAVRQEPEVARLAQLYVNIFMPALPAAFMFSLQSRYLQNQGIIWPQVITGFVVNLLNAFYNYIVLYALDLGVAGSAVANTISQFSMAIILYAYIMWRGLHKATWAGWSRECLQDWRLYVNLAIPSMVMMCVEWWTYEIGSFLAGLISEVELGAQAIVYQLANVAFLFPYGFSIAGNVRVGNALGAGDTEQAKLSAKMTILCAGSVSICTSILIGSLKDHISYVFTYDEQIRERVADVIAFYAPFVLLDALSAASSGVIRGSGKQRVGAVCNIVGFYGIGFPIGVPLMFVAKLGIKGLWTGLFICVFLQSSFLLVYLVKMNWNKATVEARIRAGMCGNDTDTSEHSDDPSYSQPQTDTTELVDADDAVTVTVRGEELAFRALVLRRGLVLAIMLFVLLGGITLNLLVTNLVT; encoded by the exons atgaagatgatgaggatgaggctGGAGAGCAGacacagggacagggacagagacagagacagcagagacagtgTCTCTGGTTGTTGTCAGTTGAAGAGgatccagcagctgctgctgcctgttggTTTCAGGACAGAGATCAGAGAGTTGTCGTCACTGGCTGCTCCAGTG tgCATTTCCCAGCTAATGGTTTTCGCAGTGAGTTTTGTCAGCACGGTTTTCTGTGGACACCTGGGAAGAACAGAGCTGGCAGGAGTGACTCTGGCCATCGCA GTGATTAATGTGACTGGAATATCTATTGGCAGTGGAATGTCTTCAGCCTGTGACACTCTGATTTCTCAG ACGTTTGGGGGCGGTAACCTGCTGAGAGTGGGCGTCATCATGCAGCGAGCCATCCTCATTTTACTCCTGACATGTTTCCCCTGCTGGGCGATCCTCATCAACACTGAGCCCCTGCTGCTGGCGGTCAGGCAGGAGCCGGAGGTTGCCAG GTTGGCTCAGCtgtatgtgaatatttttatgcCGGCACTTCCT GCTgcgttcatgttttcattacaaTCAAGATATCTGCAGAACCAG GGCATCATCTGGCCACAGGTCATTACAGGCTTTGTGGTGAATCTTCTCAACGCGTTTTACAACTACATCGTCCTCTACGCCTTAGACCTGGGAGTCGC AGGTTCTGCCGTCGCCAACACCATCTCTCAGTTCTCCATGGCGATCATTCTCTACGCTTACATCATGTGGCGAGGTCTTCACAAGGCAACGTGGGCAG GTTGGTCCAGAGAGTGTCTGCAGGACTGGCGCTTGTACGTTAACCTGGCCATCCCCAGCATGGTCATGATGTGCGTGGAGTGGTGGACGTACGAGATCGGAAGTTTTCTGGCAG GTTTAATCAGTGAAGTGGAGCTCGGTGCTCAGGCCATCGTGTACCAGCTGGCAAACGTTGCATTCCTG tTCCCATACGGTTTCAGTATCGCCGGCAACGTGAGGGTTGGAAATGCTTTAGGAGCTGGAGACACAGAACAGGCCAAACTGTCGGCTAAAATGACCATTCTCTGTGCAG GTTCAGTGTCTATATGTACGTCCATCCTCATCGGGAGCCTGAAGGATCACATCTCTTATGTTTTTACATACGAcga ACAAATCAGAGAGAGAGTTGCGGACGTCATCGCCTTCTATGCTCCTTTCGTTCTCCTCGATGCCCTGTCA GCCGCCTCGAGTGGCGTCATACGAGGATCGGGTAAACAGAGAGTCGGTGCAGTCTGCAACATCGTGGGTTTTTACGGGATCGGTTTCCCGATCGGAGTGCCACTCATGTTCGTGGCCAAATTAGGAATCAAGG GTTTGTGGACCGGTTTGTTCATCTGCGTGTTCCTGCAGTCCTCGTTTCTGCTCGTCTACCTGGTCAAAATGAACTGGAATAAAGCTACAGTGGAG GCTCGAATCAGAGCTGGCATGTGTGGGAACGACACAGACACAA gCGAGCATTCGGACGATCCGTCGTACTCGCAGCCGCAGACGGACACGACGGAGCTGGTGGACGCCGACGACGCAGTGACCGTCACCGTGCGAGGGGAGGAGCTGGCGTTCCGAGCTCTGGTTCTGCGACGGGGTCTGGTTCTGGCGATCATGCTCTTCGTCCTGTTGGGCGGAATCACTTTGAACTTACTCGTCACTAACTTGGTCACGTGA